One window of Chryseobacterium sp. JJR-5R genomic DNA carries:
- a CDS encoding non-ribosomal peptide synthetase, producing MELTLSQKDIYNEQFLFPDLPIYNIGGKIEIKGFICIDSLYKACNQFIEDHDSYRMIIKEGPEEPQIEFLKHYDFQVYYKDFSGLDDAKTEKDEFLKKEFLTPFIFKDEKPLNRFILVKTSEDFHCLFIYYHHIITDGWGSSLMFQRIVQNYNEIVTYGKTITSYDYKYEDYVVEDNEYQKSDTFENDKNYWKNKFINNRSNQIFEKKSSSANLFKSEREELIINRTFYDELIKFSADRNTTFFHFILASLFSYIGISRSLNTMTIGIPTLNRNSRRYKNTAGLFAGVSPLKISLNTDETFTDLLKKISKELREDYRHQRFPLGKLMNELNISSDLNELFNIVLSYEKHDYSYDFINTKTEVIPFNHGLERVALAIYIRESDDKEDVKIHFDYNQNYLNQEEVSNFKDNFFFFIKNILTDYDKSVKELSYLIPSDYDKLVYGFNQIKADYPRDKTVIDLFESQVLLNPDHTALIYDDHTLSYRDLDERSNQFANYLRSQYSIGRENLVGVQLEKSEDFIITILGILKAGGAYVPIDPSYPSDRTSYMIEDSGCKVVIDGEVVLRFKDIECDYSVLSPEHSRSPEDLAYVIYTSGSTGRPKGVMVEHGGLVNMVLSQIREFGVVSSDVVFFFASIAFDASFSEMMMSLLSGSSLFIPDDTAIKDKEKFVQLLGSSKASVITLPPAYSESLSSEDLSGLRVLISAGESAHIEKGLSLSGHLSYFNAYGPTECSVCASIYRLSVDDGWRKSIPIGRPISNTQMYILSENDSLCPIGVVGEICISGVGVARGYLNNEVLTSEKFVSNPYLSGSRMYKTGDLGRWLVDGSIEYIGRKDSQVKIRGYRIELGEIEHALQGHADVTGSVVLVVENGEGHNDLAAYFTGSSAVTSSVLRDHLRGLLPEYMLPGHYIHLDSFPLTSNGKLDRGSLPDAFGSSLGSGVEYVSARNETESKLVAIWENVLGKSGIGIKDNFFELGGHSLKAARLSALIHQEFNVKISLQDIFTESTIEKQGILLGGSDSEEYVSISKAPDLDFYPLSSSQRRLWILSRFEGSDGAYNIPAVFRLTGDFDVSSLEKSYFGLLSRHEILRTVFRESSTGEAFQLVLPEVLTESFEHLVFDFASEKAAIDATLSQETGRVFDLSYGPLIRLTILEDRSGEGYIFCLVMHHIISDGWSMDILKRELFTLYNHFQSGRVAVLPPLSLQYKDYAFWEQSELERSAVHSRVYWQTQLSGELPLLHLPSKGTRPVVKTYNGCHVSGSISIEILSLLKQLSLDNGGTLFMTVLSAVKVLLYRYSGQKDLIIGTPVAGRDHADLQDQIGFYVNTLALRSHIEGEERFIDFLSSVREMTLSGYSHQSYPFDRLVDDLNVVRDLSRNPVFDVMLSFQDSGDGGTNNSAETLEGVLLGSYTDSSYAISKFDLDFSFSETSSGLSIGLGYNTDIYEKSFAEKLLKSLEILLSSICHSPETRIDQLEILGSEDRYLLTEGFNQTALEYPQDKTVLDLFDSQVVLTPDHRALVFEGHELSYRELNERSNQFADYLHMHYSIGREDLVGVQLERSEDLIVAILGILKSGGAYVPIDPSYPSDRIAYMIEDSGCKVNIDSEEYLLFNLDKANYSIASPKANPIPTDLAYVIYTSGSTGHPKGVMVEHEGLMNLLSHVTTAFPLSNQSSGLFPLLASNAFDISLFELFYPLLQGTGVLVVGNEKSKDVGYLKDHLGEISSLHTVPALMSELLSQVRAMDSHAEYSHIDYIFIGGDKVTTGVLHDIRKTFPNAKIITLYGPTECTIFLLTRSYTGSGETFNGSLLGRPVSNTQVYILSEGDSLCPVGVVGEICISGVGVARGYLNRPDLTLEKFVSNPFVSGSRMYKTGDLGRWHSDGSIEFLGRKDNQVKIRGYRIELGEIEHALQNHPEVTGSVVQVVENGEGQKELAAYLTGSGELRGSDLRDYLRMSLPEYMLPGHYIQLDSFPLTSNGKIDRGSLPDAFSSLGTGTEYVSARNETESKLVAIWENVLGKSGIGIKDNFFELGGHSLKAARLSALIHQEFNVKISLHLFFELNNIESIAQYLTKEQSKKKWLELNLSDNQEDDFIDEVFL from the coding sequence ATGGAACTTACTTTATCTCAAAAGGATATATATAACGAACAATTTTTATTTCCTGATTTGCCAATCTATAATATCGGAGGTAAAATTGAAATAAAAGGTTTTATTTGTATTGATTCTTTATACAAAGCATGTAATCAATTTATAGAAGATCATGACTCTTACAGAATGATCATCAAAGAAGGCCCGGAAGAACCACAAATAGAGTTTTTAAAGCATTATGATTTTCAGGTATATTATAAAGACTTTAGTGGATTGGATGATGCTAAAACGGAGAAAGATGAGTTTTTGAAGAAAGAGTTTTTAACACCATTTATCTTTAAAGATGAAAAGCCATTAAACAGATTTATTTTAGTTAAAACTTCTGAAGATTTCCATTGCTTGTTTATTTACTATCATCACATAATTACAGATGGTTGGGGATCCTCACTGATGTTTCAACGTATTGTCCAAAACTATAATGAAATTGTGACTTATGGAAAAACGATCACTAGTTATGATTATAAATATGAAGACTATGTAGTAGAAGATAATGAATATCAGAAGTCGGATACTTTTGAAAATGATAAAAATTACTGGAAGAATAAATTCATAAACAATAGATCTAATCAAATTTTTGAAAAAAAGAGCAGCAGTGCTAACCTTTTTAAGAGTGAAAGGGAGGAACTGATTATAAACAGGACTTTTTATGATGAATTGATAAAATTTTCTGCAGATAGGAATACTACTTTTTTTCATTTTATCCTTGCGTCATTATTTTCATATATCGGAATAAGTCGTTCCTTAAATACAATGACAATAGGTATTCCAACACTCAATAGAAACAGTCGCAGATACAAAAATACGGCTGGGCTTTTTGCAGGAGTATCTCCATTGAAAATTAGTTTAAATACTGACGAAACATTTACTGATCTTTTAAAAAAAATTTCTAAAGAACTTAGAGAAGATTATCGTCACCAAAGATTTCCTCTGGGAAAATTAATGAACGAACTGAACATATCATCTGATCTCAATGAATTGTTTAATATTGTTCTATCCTATGAAAAGCATGATTATTCATATGATTTTATTAATACAAAAACAGAAGTAATTCCTTTTAATCATGGCTTGGAAAGGGTAGCTCTTGCTATCTACATACGAGAATCAGATGATAAAGAGGATGTGAAAATCCATTTTGATTATAATCAAAATTATTTAAACCAAGAGGAAGTTTCTAACTTCAAGGACAACTTTTTTTTCTTTATTAAAAATATTCTTACTGATTATGATAAATCAGTAAAAGAATTGTCTTATCTCATTCCATCAGATTATGATAAGCTTGTATATGGCTTTAACCAGATCAAGGCTGATTATCCTAGAGATAAAACGGTTATTGATCTTTTTGAATCCCAGGTGCTGTTGAATCCTGATCATACGGCCTTGATATACGATGACCATACCCTTAGTTACCGGGATTTGGATGAACGATCGAATCAGTTTGCCAACTATCTTCGCAGCCAGTATAGTATTGGCAGAGAAAACCTTGTTGGAGTTCAGCTTGAAAAATCTGAGGATTTTATTATTACAATTTTAGGGATTTTAAAAGCGGGAGGAGCCTATGTACCTATCGATCCTTCGTATCCTTCAGACCGTACCAGTTATATGATAGAGGACAGTGGTTGTAAGGTTGTTATTGATGGTGAAGTCGTTTTAAGATTTAAGGATATTGAGTGCGATTATTCCGTCTTATCTCCTGAGCACAGTAGGTCTCCTGAAGATCTGGCCTATGTTATTTACACTTCCGGATCTACGGGCCGTCCAAAGGGCGTTATGGTAGAACATGGAGGCTTGGTCAATATGGTTCTGAGCCAGATCCGTGAATTTGGAGTTGTAAGCAGCGATGTTGTTTTCTTTTTTGCGTCCATTGCTTTTGACGCTTCTTTTTCAGAGATGATGATGTCTCTGTTAAGTGGATCTAGTCTTTTTATTCCGGATGATACAGCTATCAAGGACAAGGAAAAATTTGTTCAGTTATTAGGATCTTCCAAAGCAAGTGTGATTACGCTTCCTCCTGCCTATTCGGAAAGCCTTTCGTCTGAAGACTTATCAGGTTTAAGAGTTCTTATTTCAGCGGGGGAGTCCGCTCATATAGAAAAAGGGCTTTCTTTGTCCGGTCACTTATCTTATTTTAATGCTTATGGGCCAACCGAGTGCTCTGTATGTGCGAGTATCTATCGTCTTTCAGTTGATGATGGCTGGAGAAAGTCTATTCCCATTGGTCGTCCTATTTCTAATACTCAGATGTATATTCTCTCCGAGAATGATAGTCTTTGCCCAATAGGGGTAGTAGGAGAGATCTGCATTTCGGGAGTAGGCGTAGCGCGAGGTTATTTGAACAATGAAGTATTAACTTCTGAGAAGTTTGTATCGAACCCTTATCTTTCAGGTTCCAGGATGTATAAGACCGGCGATTTAGGTCGCTGGCTGGTAGATGGGAGTATAGAGTATATAGGAAGAAAAGACAGTCAGGTTAAGATCCGGGGTTACCGAATTGAGCTTGGTGAGATCGAGCATGCGCTTCAGGGTCATGCTGATGTGACAGGGAGTGTAGTTTTGGTTGTAGAGAATGGGGAAGGTCATAATGATTTGGCTGCTTATTTTACGGGTTCCAGTGCAGTAACGAGTTCCGTTCTTCGGGATCACTTACGTGGGCTTCTTCCGGAGTATATGCTTCCGGGTCATTATATCCATTTGGATTCTTTTCCTTTGACGAGTAATGGAAAGCTAGACCGGGGAAGTTTACCGGATGCCTTTGGATCTTCATTGGGTTCCGGTGTTGAATATGTTTCAGCCCGTAATGAAACAGAGTCAAAGCTTGTTGCTATCTGGGAGAATGTTTTAGGAAAGTCTGGAATAGGGATCAAAGATAATTTCTTTGAGCTGGGCGGTCACAGTTTGAAGGCTGCCCGTTTATCAGCTTTGATTCATCAGGAGTTTAATGTAAAAATTTCGTTACAGGATATCTTTACCGAATCTACGATAGAAAAACAAGGTATATTGCTTGGCGGTAGTGATTCAGAAGAATATGTTTCTATATCGAAAGCTCCTGATCTGGATTTTTACCCTTTATCTTCGTCTCAGCGTCGTTTATGGATTTTGAGTCGTTTTGAGGGTTCTGATGGCGCTTATAATATTCCAGCTGTATTCCGTCTTACGGGGGATTTTGATGTGTCTTCATTAGAGAAGTCCTACTTTGGCTTGTTGTCCAGGCATGAGATCCTTAGAACTGTTTTCCGTGAGTCCTCGACTGGCGAGGCTTTTCAGTTGGTTCTACCAGAGGTATTGACTGAAAGTTTTGAACATTTGGTGTTTGATTTTGCATCAGAAAAGGCTGCCATTGATGCTACATTATCTCAGGAGACGGGTCGTGTTTTTGATTTGTCTTACGGGCCATTGATTCGTCTTACCATTCTTGAAGACCGTTCCGGTGAGGGCTATATTTTCTGTTTGGTGATGCATCATATCATCAGCGATGGGTGGTCTATGGATATCTTAAAACGGGAATTATTCACTTTATATAATCATTTTCAATCGGGTCGTGTTGCAGTATTACCTCCTTTAAGTTTACAATACAAGGATTATGCATTCTGGGAACAATCCGAGCTGGAACGATCTGCGGTTCATTCCAGAGTTTATTGGCAGACTCAGCTTTCAGGAGAGCTTCCGTTGCTTCATTTGCCCTCAAAAGGGACCCGCCCTGTAGTGAAAACCTATAATGGTTGTCATGTTTCAGGGTCAATATCAATAGAGATCCTTTCCTTATTGAAGCAACTCTCATTGGATAACGGAGGTACACTTTTCATGACGGTTTTGTCTGCTGTAAAAGTTTTATTATATCGTTATAGCGGTCAAAAAGACCTTATTATTGGTACTCCGGTTGCTGGTCGTGACCATGCGGACTTACAGGATCAAATAGGTTTCTATGTCAATACCTTGGCGCTTCGCAGCCATATTGAAGGAGAAGAACGCTTTATAGATTTTCTTTCCTCAGTTCGTGAGATGACCCTATCCGGTTATTCCCATCAATCTTATCCTTTTGACCGTTTGGTTGATGACCTTAATGTTGTTCGTGACCTAAGCCGTAACCCTGTTTTTGATGTTATGCTAAGTTTTCAGGATTCTGGAGATGGGGGTACTAATAATTCCGCTGAAACATTGGAAGGAGTACTTCTGGGCTCTTATACAGATTCCAGCTATGCTATAAGTAAATTTGATTTAGATTTTAGCTTTTCAGAAACTTCTTCAGGTCTTTCCATTGGTTTGGGTTATAATACTGATATTTATGAAAAGAGTTTTGCAGAGAAGTTGCTAAAGAGTTTAGAGATTCTATTAAGCTCCATCTGTCATTCTCCTGAGACAAGGATTGATCAACTTGAGATTCTGGGATCAGAAGATCGTTATCTTCTTACCGAAGGTTTCAACCAGACCGCATTGGAGTATCCTCAGGATAAAACCGTTCTTGATCTTTTTGATTCTCAGGTAGTATTGACTCCCGACCATAGAGCATTGGTTTTTGAAGGACATGAGTTGAGCTATCGTGAACTTAATGAGCGCTCGAATCAATTTGCAGACTATCTTCATATGCATTATAGTATTGGCAGAGAAGATTTGGTGGGTGTTCAATTAGAACGATCTGAGGATCTTATTGTTGCGATTTTGGGGATTCTTAAATCAGGAGGTGCTTATGTTCCTATTGATCCTTCTTATCCTTCAGACCGTATTGCGTATATGATAGAAGACAGTGGTTGTAAAGTCAATATTGATTCCGAAGAATATCTTTTGTTCAATCTGGACAAGGCTAATTATTCTATAGCGAGTCCTAAGGCTAATCCTATCCCTACAGATTTAGCCTATGTGATCTATACCTCCGGTTCAACGGGGCATCCAAAAGGAGTTATGGTGGAGCATGAGGGTCTGATGAATTTATTATCCCATGTCACGACAGCTTTTCCTTTGTCTAACCAGTCTTCAGGGCTTTTTCCCTTGTTAGCTTCCAATGCTTTTGACATCTCATTATTCGAGTTGTTTTATCCTCTTTTGCAGGGAACCGGAGTTTTGGTTGTAGGGAACGAAAAGAGCAAGGATGTAGGTTATCTTAAGGATCATCTGGGAGAGATAAGTTCCTTGCATACGGTTCCTGCTTTAATGAGTGAGCTTCTGTCTCAGGTAAGAGCTATGGACTCTCATGCAGAATATTCTCATATCGATTATATATTCATTGGAGGAGACAAGGTTACTACCGGAGTATTGCATGATATCCGCAAAACATTTCCTAATGCAAAAATAATCACCCTTTATGGGCCGACGGAATGTACTATTTTTTTATTGACACGCAGTTATACGGGATCAGGAGAGACCTTTAACGGCTCCTTGTTAGGTCGTCCTGTTTCCAATACTCAGGTTTACATACTCTCTGAGGGAGATTCACTGTGTCCTGTGGGAGTAGTTGGAGAGATTTGTATTTCAGGAGTAGGTGTGGCGCGAGGTTACCTGAACCGTCCAGATCTTACCCTGGAGAAGTTCGTTTCTAATCCTTTTGTTTCAGGTTCCAGGATGTATAAGACAGGTGATTTAGGTCGTTGGCATTCCGATGGGAGTATTGAGTTTTTAGGACGTAAGGATAATCAGGTTAAGATCCGTGGTTACCGAATTGAGTTGGGTGAGATCGAGCATGCACTTCAAAATCATCCTGAAGTAACAGGGAGCGTCGTTCAGGTTGTGGAAAATGGAGAAGGTCAGAAGGAGTTGGCAGCTTATCTTACAGGCTCTGGTGAATTAAGAGGTTCGGACCTGCGTGATTATTTGCGCATGAGTCTTCCGGAGTATATGCTTCCCGGTCATTATATCCAGTTGGACTCTTTTCCCTTGACGAGTAATGGAAAAATTGACCGGGGGAGTTTACCCGATGCCTTTTCCTCATTAGGTACGGGCACAGAATATGTTTCAGCCCGTAATGAAACAGAGTCAAAGCTTGTTGCTATCTGGGAGAATGTTTTAGGAAAGTCTGGAATAGGGATCAAAGATAATTTCTTTGAGCTGGGCGGTCACAGTTTGAAGGCTGCCCGTTTATCAGCTTTGATTCATCAGGAGTTTAATGTGAAAATTTCGTTGCACTTATTCTTTGAGTTGAATAATATAGAGTCAATAGCTCAATATCTTACCAAAGAACAAAGTAAAAAGAAATGGTTGGAACTTAATTTATCTGATAATCAGGAGGATGATTTTATTGATGAAGTATTTTTATAA